From the genome of Spirosomataceae bacterium TFI 002, one region includes:
- a CDS encoding peptide-methionine (S)-S-oxide reductase, with protein sequence MKKLLIFCLLPLLMSFQLEECSSNNTQTTYVETPAEELQGLQKAYFASGCFWCVEAVFESVKGVKESVSGYSGGTESNPTYQQVGAGLTSHAEAVEVFYDPNVISYQTLVKVFYGSHNPTTVNGQAPDFGPQYRSMIYYQNDEEKAIATAFKDSLDASGAYKQPIATEIVKFKKFWKAEEYHQDYEKRNPNQSYVVNVSVPRLKRFQAKFPELLKENH encoded by the coding sequence ATGAAAAAATTACTAATATTTTGTCTTTTGCCTCTTTTAATGTCCTTCCAATTGGAAGAATGCTCTAGCAACAATACTCAAACAACTTATGTAGAAACTCCAGCAGAAGAACTTCAAGGTTTGCAAAAAGCTTATTTCGCTAGTGGTTGTTTTTGGTGTGTTGAGGCGGTATTTGAAAGTGTAAAAGGAGTAAAAGAGTCTGTATCTGGCTACAGTGGTGGCACAGAATCAAACCCAACTTACCAACAGGTGGGAGCTGGACTCACTAGCCATGCTGAAGCAGTAGAGGTTTTTTATGACCCAAATGTAATTAGCTACCAAACACTCGTGAAAGTATTCTATGGCTCACATAACCCCACAACAGTTAATGGTCAGGCACCAGATTTTGGGCCGCAATATCGATCAATGATTTATTATCAAAACGATGAAGAAAAAGCAATTGCTACTGCTTTTAAAGACTCATTGGATGCTAGTGGAGCATACAAGCAACCAATTGCTACTGAAATTGTAAAATTCAAAAAGTTTTGGAAAGCAGAAGAGTACCACCAAGATTATGAAAAGCGTAACCCAAATCAGTCGTACGTTGTAAATGTTTCTGTTCCTAGACTGAAAAGGTTTCAAGCTAAATTCCCTGAGCTTTTGAAAGAGAATCATTAA
- a CDS encoding Kynureninase, whose protein sequence is MHNLLSKAKELDTKDPLKEVRNQFNLDPNCAYLDGNSLGVLPLKTIDIIKETVENQWGKRLIRSWNEDWLASHERTAAKIAKLINAEPDEVIVCDSVSVNLYKLAFAALKAQQQKAKILTDSLNFPSDLYIFQSLIKDSFPQNSLKVIDQNDVTNQNDKVVNSIGKDTALVSLSHVAYKTSFKYDVATINEKARKVGALNLWDFSHSIGAVRIDVKEMGIDMAVGCTYKFLNGGPGAPAFIYIKKELSTKLRNPISGWFSHAQPFDFDQNFEASQTAKGFLVGTPPILSLKGIESGVDIFINYDQNLIWQKSEKLFNYFNEMFVLELEQLGFQIGTPLEFENRGSHIALLHEEAYRINLSLINPYKKDEKVFITDHRPPNIIRIALTPLYQSFEELYDLVVRLKKIVNHKEFLNHSIEKAGVI, encoded by the coding sequence ATGCACAATTTACTCAGCAAGGCTAAAGAGTTGGATACAAAAGACCCTTTGAAAGAAGTGAGAAACCAATTCAATTTAGATCCTAATTGTGCCTACTTGGATGGAAACTCCTTAGGAGTATTACCTCTAAAAACCATAGACATAATCAAAGAAACTGTTGAGAATCAATGGGGCAAAAGGTTGATCCGTAGCTGGAATGAAGACTGGCTGGCTAGTCACGAAAGAACTGCCGCCAAGATTGCGAAACTTATCAATGCCGAACCCGATGAAGTAATCGTGTGCGATAGTGTCTCAGTAAACCTCTATAAACTTGCTTTTGCTGCTCTCAAAGCCCAACAGCAGAAGGCTAAGATTTTAACTGATTCCCTAAATTTCCCAAGCGATCTTTACATTTTCCAAAGCTTAATAAAAGACTCGTTTCCCCAAAACAGCCTTAAAGTCATTGACCAAAATGATGTGACTAATCAAAATGATAAAGTCGTAAATTCAATTGGAAAAGATACTGCCCTAGTAAGCCTGAGTCACGTAGCCTACAAAACTAGTTTCAAATATGATGTAGCTACAATTAATGAAAAGGCTCGTAAAGTGGGGGCATTAAATCTATGGGATTTTAGCCATTCTATTGGTGCTGTGCGTATTGACGTAAAGGAAATGGGTATTGATATGGCTGTGGGTTGTACCTACAAATTTCTCAATGGAGGGCCAGGTGCTCCTGCTTTTATTTACATCAAAAAAGAGCTTTCAACAAAACTAAGAAACCCTATTTCGGGTTGGTTTTCACACGCACAACCATTTGATTTCGATCAAAATTTTGAAGCTAGTCAAACTGCCAAAGGATTTTTGGTAGGCACCCCTCCCATTCTATCTCTGAAAGGAATTGAATCTGGAGTAGATATTTTTATAAATTACGATCAGAATTTGATTTGGCAGAAAAGTGAAAAGCTTTTCAACTATTTCAATGAGATGTTTGTATTAGAGTTAGAGCAATTGGGTTTCCAAATTGGTACACCTCTTGAGTTTGAAAATAGAGGCTCTCACATTGCTTTATTGCACGAAGAGGCATACAGAATCAACCTTTCGTTGATCAATCCGTACAAGAAAGATGAGAAGGTCTTCATAACAGATCACAGACCTCCAAATATTATCAGAATTGCACTAACACCTTTATATCAATCTTTTGAAGAATTGTATGATCTGGTCGTGCGTTTAAAAAAAATAGTTAATCACAAAGAATTCCTGAATCATTCAATTGAAAAAGCAGGAGTAATTTAA
- a CDS encoding Lysophospholipase L1: MKYSILSILLAFFALTSCQKKVIPNNSNSKISYLALGDSYTIGESVSTDLRWPVQLAQKLNNGGFELNEPVIVAKTGWTTDELNAAIDRSNLEKEYDIVSLLIGVNNQYRGKPVGEFKPEFSALLDRAIGFAGGNKDKVFVVSIPDYGVTPFAQSRNPMKISLEIDEYNAASEEICKAKGVTYIDITPISREASNKPNYVAGDGLHPSGDMYTAWVEKITPIVIQKLK, from the coding sequence TTGAAATATTCAATCTTATCAATACTTCTTGCGTTCTTTGCTTTGACATCTTGTCAAAAGAAAGTGATACCCAACAATTCAAATAGCAAAATATCTTATCTCGCTCTGGGCGACTCTTACACCATCGGTGAAAGTGTTTCTACAGACCTTAGGTGGCCAGTACAATTGGCTCAAAAACTCAACAATGGGGGTTTTGAACTCAATGAACCTGTTATTGTTGCAAAAACGGGTTGGACAACCGACGAACTAAATGCTGCAATAGACAGATCCAACTTAGAAAAAGAATATGATATCGTCTCATTACTTATTGGAGTAAACAATCAATATAGAGGAAAACCAGTTGGAGAATTTAAACCAGAATTCAGTGCTTTACTAGATCGTGCAATAGGATTCGCCGGAGGAAACAAAGACAAGGTTTTCGTGGTTTCCATACCAGATTATGGCGTTACGCCTTTCGCACAATCTAGAAACCCAATGAAAATATCGTTAGAAATTGATGAGTACAATGCTGCTTCCGAAGAAATTTGCAAAGCTAAAGGAGTAACCTATATAGATATCACACCTATATCACGTGAAGCCTCAAACAAGCCTAACTATGTAGCAGGTGATGGCTTGCACCCTTCTGGAGATATGTATACCGCTTGGGTAGAAAAAATCACTCCGATTGTAATTCAAAAATTGAAATAA
- a CDS encoding endoglucanase, which translates to MKNIIGILFFCPFLLMSCAKKESLNSSKIKENSFKVHRGTNIAHWLSQSKKRGEDRAMFFTEADVAFIDSVGFDHIRMPVDEEQLWDQGGNRNEEAFKLLDNFLGWAQKYELKVILDLHKLRSHHFNATEKPLWEKPEEQQKFIKLWKDLASAVNKYPNSMLAYEFMNEPVADTAEEWNKLLGMVADSIRSWEPKRVLVIGSNRWQSVNTFDELRVPANDKNILLSFHFYEPFYLSHYRASWTKMKDFAGEVNYPGQIVVNGVTQEEKRIYNRESLEKMMAKPIHLADSLGLPLYCGEFGIIDGSPENAKLAWYKDMVAIFEKHKIGYANWNYKAGSFGIVDKDMKPRGEYVEILTKEN; encoded by the coding sequence ATGAAAAACATAATCGGTATTTTATTCTTTTGCCCATTTCTATTAATGTCATGTGCTAAAAAAGAAAGTTTGAATTCATCCAAAATAAAAGAAAACTCATTCAAAGTACACCGAGGAACCAATATCGCACACTGGTTAAGCCAAAGTAAGAAAAGGGGAGAGGATAGAGCAATGTTTTTTACAGAAGCAGATGTTGCTTTCATTGATTCTGTTGGTTTTGATCATATCCGAATGCCAGTTGACGAAGAGCAACTATGGGACCAAGGCGGTAACCGCAACGAAGAAGCATTTAAGCTATTAGATAATTTCCTCGGCTGGGCTCAAAAATATGAATTGAAGGTAATTCTAGACTTACATAAACTGCGTTCGCACCATTTCAATGCAACAGAGAAGCCACTATGGGAAAAGCCAGAAGAACAGCAGAAGTTTATTAAGCTTTGGAAGGACTTGGCAAGTGCAGTGAATAAGTATCCTAACTCAATGTTGGCATACGAATTCATGAATGAACCTGTGGCGGATACTGCCGAAGAATGGAACAAACTACTTGGAATGGTCGCTGATTCTATTCGCTCATGGGAGCCAAAGCGAGTACTTGTTATTGGCTCAAATCGCTGGCAATCTGTTAATACATTTGATGAGTTAAGAGTGCCTGCAAATGATAAAAACATACTTCTGAGTTTTCATTTTTATGAGCCTTTCTACTTGAGCCATTACAGAGCTTCGTGGACAAAAATGAAGGATTTTGCAGGTGAGGTAAATTACCCAGGGCAGATAGTAGTAAATGGTGTTACACAGGAAGAAAAACGAATTTACAATCGTGAATCGCTCGAGAAAATGATGGCAAAACCTATTCACTTGGCTGATAGTCTAGGACTGCCGCTGTATTGTGGGGAGTTTGGAATAATTGATGGCTCGCCAGAAAATGCCAAACTTGCTTGGTACAAAGACATGGTTGCAATTTTTGAAAAACACAAGATTGGCTATGCCAACTGGAACTACAAAGCTGGTTCGTTTGGTATTGTGGATAAGGATATGAAACCAAGAGGGGAGTATGTTGAAATTCTTACTAAGGAGAATTAA
- a CDS encoding flotillin, with amino-acid sequence MSPIIIIVVAAVVLFVTIAALVARYKRCPSDKILVIYGRTGGTSAKCIHGGGAFVWPVIQDYAYLDLKPLSIEANLTNALSRQNIRVDVPCRFTIAISTETDNMNTAAERLLGLTSVDIQELAKDILFGQLRLVIATMTIEEINSDRDKFLENISKNVDSELKKIGLKLINVNVTDIKDESGYIEALGKEAAAKAINEAIISVAEQEKIGETGKALADREKDVQIAETHRDRDVQIAITNKNKEISIATARRDETIGKAEAERDTRVKTSEANAIAIQGENEAKIQIAQSEALRREKEAEALKIALASEKVQSARALEESYIAEQKAETARAERERSTQNANVVVPAEIAKQRAIIEAQAEAERIREQAKGEADAIFAKMDAEAKGLYEILTKQAEGYKDVVSAAGGDPNKAFQLLLIEKLPELVRTQVEAVKNIKIDKITVWDSGNGNSENSSTANFVSGMMKTVPPLNDLFNMAGLDLPDYLKGNKSIPEETKKEVNKEDKPQRNNE; translated from the coding sequence ATGAGTCCAATTATTATTATTGTTGTTGCTGCTGTTGTGCTTTTTGTAACAATAGCTGCATTAGTTGCAAGGTACAAAAGGTGCCCCTCTGACAAAATTCTTGTCATTTATGGTAGAACGGGTGGTACCTCTGCAAAGTGTATTCATGGTGGTGGGGCATTTGTATGGCCAGTTATTCAGGATTACGCTTACCTCGACCTTAAGCCACTTTCTATTGAAGCCAACTTAACTAATGCTCTAAGTAGACAAAATATTAGGGTTGATGTCCCTTGTCGATTTACAATTGCGATATCCACAGAAACTGATAATATGAATACAGCGGCTGAAAGATTACTTGGCTTAACTTCAGTTGATATTCAAGAATTAGCTAAAGACATTTTATTCGGTCAGTTGAGATTGGTAATTGCCACCATGACAATTGAAGAAATCAACTCGGATCGAGATAAGTTTTTGGAGAATATTTCTAAAAACGTAGATAGCGAACTGAAGAAAATTGGTCTAAAGCTGATAAACGTAAACGTAACTGATATCAAGGACGAGTCTGGTTATATTGAAGCTTTAGGAAAAGAAGCCGCTGCAAAAGCAATCAACGAAGCAATCATTAGTGTAGCCGAACAAGAGAAGATAGGAGAGACAGGAAAAGCCCTTGCAGATAGAGAAAAAGATGTTCAAATTGCAGAGACGCATAGAGACAGAGATGTTCAAATTGCAATCACAAACAAGAATAAAGAAATCAGTATTGCTACTGCTCGGAGAGACGAAACTATTGGAAAAGCAGAGGCAGAAAGAGATACAAGAGTTAAGACTTCCGAAGCTAACGCAATTGCCATACAAGGTGAAAACGAAGCGAAAATTCAAATCGCTCAATCTGAGGCATTGCGAAGAGAGAAAGAAGCAGAAGCTTTAAAAATTGCTTTGGCATCGGAAAAAGTACAAAGTGCTAGAGCATTGGAGGAGTCTTACATTGCTGAGCAAAAAGCCGAAACTGCGAGAGCAGAAAGAGAAAGATCAACTCAAAATGCAAACGTTGTTGTTCCTGCCGAAATAGCTAAACAAAGGGCGATTATTGAAGCTCAGGCAGAAGCTGAAAGAATAAGAGAGCAAGCCAAAGGAGAGGCAGATGCAATTTTTGCCAAAATGGATGCTGAAGCAAAGGGACTTTACGAAATCTTGACCAAACAAGCAGAAGGTTACAAAGATGTTGTTTCTGCTGCTGGCGGTGATCCAAATAAGGCTTTCCAGTTATTGCTTATCGAGAAACTACCTGAATTAGTGAGAACTCAAGTTGAAGCAGTCAAAAACATTAAAATTGACAAAATCACTGTTTGGGATTCTGGAAATGGAAATAGTGAAAATTCATCAACAGCCAACTTTGTATCCGGAATGATGAAAACAGTTCCACCTTTAAACGACTTGTTTAATATGGCAGGCCTTGATTTACCAGATTACTTAAAGGGCAACAAATCAATTCCGGAAGAGACTAAAAAAGAGGTAAATAAAGAAGATAAGCCCCAAAGGAATAATGAATGA
- a CDS encoding Fucose permease, whose protein sequence is MPLKPFSTFVPMTPILKSRIAISTFFFVNGFLYANLMARIPELQAFFEISNSTLGNMLFMVAFGALIALPLTGWLTIKFGSDIILRIATVLFCLSVPLIVIQENIWIAVFFAALTGAFMGAMDVCMNGQAIYVERLYKRPINSSFHAIFSIGMAVGAVTGGMFAKIGFTLFHHLMTFSVVLLIASILASFYVVEDVETANKGNDHSKGFQWPTKAIIPLGIIAFCSMTGEGSLTDWSSMFMNKVVGKDLAFSAFAFGVYATGMTIGRLFGDRLRTMLGDRKLLVYNTILSFVGLSIAIFFATPYTTLGGFFIVGLGVANIVPVIFSLAGNTKGVNPAVGISMVTSIGYTGFFVGPPTIGYLSDLFNLRIAFTFTLLLFFVMLIFVLKFIKKNSIVE, encoded by the coding sequence TTGCCATTAAAACCATTCTCTACTTTTGTCCCAATGACCCCAATTCTTAAAAGTCGAATTGCTATTTCGACCTTCTTTTTTGTTAATGGATTTCTCTACGCCAATCTCATGGCTCGGATTCCTGAGCTTCAAGCGTTTTTCGAAATTTCGAATAGCACATTGGGTAACATGCTTTTCATGGTTGCTTTTGGAGCTTTGATAGCCTTACCACTCACAGGTTGGTTGACAATTAAGTTTGGCTCCGATATAATTTTGCGAATAGCTACTGTTCTTTTTTGCTTGAGTGTTCCACTTATTGTGATTCAAGAAAACATTTGGATTGCGGTATTTTTTGCTGCTCTCACAGGAGCATTTATGGGAGCTATGGATGTTTGCATGAATGGTCAGGCAATCTATGTTGAGCGACTCTACAAGCGACCTATAAATTCTTCATTTCATGCGATTTTTAGTATTGGTATGGCTGTTGGTGCAGTTACGGGTGGGATGTTTGCTAAGATAGGTTTTACACTTTTTCACCATTTAATGACTTTTTCAGTGGTATTACTCATTGCATCTATTTTAGCTTCATTTTATGTGGTAGAAGATGTTGAAACAGCAAATAAAGGTAATGATCATAGCAAGGGTTTCCAATGGCCTACAAAGGCAATCATCCCTTTAGGAATTATTGCATTTTGCAGCATGACTGGTGAAGGTTCTCTCACCGACTGGTCTTCTATGTTTATGAATAAGGTTGTAGGTAAGGATCTTGCTTTTAGTGCTTTTGCTTTTGGCGTTTACGCAACAGGAATGACCATTGGTAGGCTGTTTGGAGATCGTCTTCGGACTATGTTGGGTGATCGTAAATTGCTCGTTTACAATACTATACTTTCATTTGTTGGATTAAGTATTGCCATATTTTTTGCTACGCCTTATACGACTTTGGGTGGTTTTTTTATTGTTGGCTTAGGTGTTGCTAATATTGTTCCTGTGATTTTTTCTTTGGCAGGAAATACAAAAGGAGTAAACCCAGCGGTTGGTATTTCTATGGTGACGAGTATTGGTTACACTGGCTTTTTTGTAGGCCCACCTACGATCGGTTACTTATCTGATCTTTTTAACCTGAGAATTGCGTTTACATTTACCCTACTGCTATTTTTTGTTATGCTTATTTTTGTCCTGAAGTTTATAAAAAAAAACAGTATTGTTGAATGA
- a CDS encoding TPR repeat, producing the protein MDITTTEKWNDLLKKADLGDTSAQFEVATVYENGLNIDNLEIVKKDIQSAFSWTKKAFENGHKEAKISYAHYLTNRNNPLGILDIDLGMKLYEEEMNNGNNYATYCLGLEYRNKQEYEKAFDYYERAHRNEEFFQELTIGMCYYYGVGVTKDKLKALEIFKSITLPNVTPYEVDEANYMIGKIYLEGEVIEKDIDKARFHLELAGKDGDHRSAQEILLIIGRTPKNEKNTSH; encoded by the coding sequence ATGGACATAACTACAACTGAAAAATGGAATGACCTATTGAAAAAGGCAGACTTAGGCGACACTTCTGCTCAATTTGAAGTTGCGACTGTTTATGAAAACGGACTGAATATTGATAACCTTGAAATTGTAAAAAAGGACATACAAAGTGCTTTCAGTTGGACAAAAAAGGCTTTTGAAAATGGACACAAAGAAGCAAAAATCAGTTACGCTCATTACTTGACAAACAGAAATAACCCACTTGGTATACTTGATATTGACTTAGGTATGAAATTGTATGAAGAGGAAATGAACAATGGTAACAACTACGCTACTTATTGCTTGGGACTGGAATATAGAAACAAACAAGAATATGAAAAAGCTTTTGACTACTATGAGAGAGCACACCGAAATGAAGAATTCTTCCAAGAATTGACAATTGGAATGTGCTATTATTACGGAGTTGGAGTAACTAAAGACAAGTTGAAAGCATTAGAAATCTTCAAATCAATTACTTTACCAAACGTGACACCTTATGAAGTTGACGAGGCAAATTATATGATTGGTAAAATTTATTTAGAAGGCGAAGTGATTGAAAAGGATATTGACAAAGCACGATTTCATTTAGAGTTGGCAGGCAAAGACGGTGACCATAGAAGTGCACAGGAAATATTATTAATTATAGGAAGGACACCTAAGAATGAAAAGAACACCAGCCACTAA
- a CDS encoding DNA-binding transcriptional regulator, GntR family has translation MIAHKDLSVLAYEKLKANIISGKLAPGEKLVQEKLAADLGVSRMPLHRAFQMLESEMLVEAKPRRGFYVRNVSLNTLIEAFECREVLEGLAVRRIAQGDKALEIGEKLWNNFKSFEGQESIDEDAYRKADQVFHNSLMDYADNEVLKRLNSFSHFLKQSYVFGLVRDVKETIIEHKDICEAIKRKDAREAERLIREHASKSIEIIKQKNKQE, from the coding sequence TTGATAGCTCATAAAGACCTAAGTGTTCTAGCTTACGAAAAGCTCAAAGCAAATATTATCAGTGGCAAACTAGCTCCTGGAGAAAAGCTCGTGCAAGAGAAATTGGCGGCTGACCTAGGCGTAAGTAGAATGCCGCTGCACCGTGCTTTTCAAATGCTAGAATCGGAAATGCTTGTAGAAGCAAAACCTAGAAGAGGATTTTATGTCCGTAATGTTTCGCTCAATACTTTAATTGAAGCATTTGAATGTAGGGAAGTATTGGAAGGACTCGCTGTAAGGCGAATTGCTCAGGGTGATAAAGCCCTAGAAATTGGAGAAAAGCTTTGGAACAACTTTAAGAGTTTTGAAGGTCAAGAATCGATAGACGAAGACGCTTACCGTAAAGCTGATCAAGTCTTTCACAATTCTTTGATGGATTATGCCGATAACGAGGTACTCAAAAGGTTGAATTCTTTTAGCCATTTCCTTAAGCAATCTTATGTTTTTGGGTTAGTTCGTGATGTCAAAGAAACTATAATAGAACACAAAGATATTTGCGAAGCAATCAAAAGAAAAGACGCTCGTGAGGCAGAAAGGCTAATAAGAGAGCATGCAAGTAAATCAATTGAAATAATAAAACAGAAAAATAAACAAGAATGA
- a CDS encoding tartrate dehydrogenase/decarboxylase / D-malate dehydrogenase, with translation MNSHKIAIVNGDGIGHEIVPMAVEVMKKAAEKFGFNLELESFPFGAGYYEQHGDFMTEDGLEVLKNFDAILFGAVGLPSVDDTLPFKLFTNKVRTNFEQYVNYRPVKLLSGIDSPLRTKTQKDIDFVVIRENNEGEFVQNGRQMYPDKPYGFATDTSLFTRVGIERIAHYSFQLAQKRRKNVINVTKSNTMINTLAYWDRVIAEVADQYPDVTYRKMYIDAATANFVLHPEYFDVVLTTNMLGDILSDLGGAIMGSLGFGPSGNLNPTGEFPNMYEPIHGSAPDIAGKGIANPIGQIWSAAIMLEHLGEIEAAKAIEAAINKTTEQGILTGDAGGKASTQEVGAAIIANL, from the coding sequence ATGAATTCTCACAAAATTGCCATAGTGAATGGCGACGGAATCGGGCACGAAATTGTACCCATGGCAGTAGAAGTAATGAAAAAAGCAGCTGAAAAGTTTGGCTTCAATTTAGAATTGGAGTCGTTTCCTTTTGGTGCTGGTTACTATGAGCAACATGGAGATTTCATGACTGAAGATGGACTTGAGGTTTTAAAGAATTTCGATGCGATTCTTTTTGGAGCCGTTGGTTTACCCTCAGTTGATGATACACTGCCGTTCAAGCTTTTTACAAATAAAGTAAGGACAAATTTTGAGCAATACGTGAACTACCGTCCTGTGAAATTGCTAAGTGGAATTGATAGTCCATTGAGAACAAAAACTCAAAAGGATATCGATTTTGTGGTGATAAGAGAAAACAACGAGGGTGAGTTCGTTCAGAATGGGCGTCAAATGTACCCTGATAAGCCTTATGGATTTGCCACTGATACTAGTTTGTTTACTAGAGTTGGGATTGAGCGTATTGCTCATTATTCATTCCAATTGGCCCAAAAGAGAAGAAAAAATGTGATCAATGTGACGAAGTCAAATACGATGATCAATACATTGGCTTATTGGGATAGAGTAATTGCTGAGGTGGCTGATCAATACCCAGATGTAACTTATCGAAAAATGTACATCGATGCTGCAACAGCGAACTTTGTGCTACATCCAGAGTATTTTGATGTGGTTTTAACTACAAACATGTTAGGTGATATTTTATCTGATTTGGGTGGTGCGATCATGGGAAGTTTAGGTTTTGGGCCATCTGGAAACTTGAACCCAACTGGCGAATTTCCAAACATGTACGAGCCTATTCATGGCTCTGCACCAGATATTGCTGGCAAAGGAATTGCAAATCCAATTGGTCAGATTTGGTCTGCAGCAATCATGCTGGAACATTTAGGTGAGATTGAAGCTGCAAAAGCGATTGAAGCGGCAATAAATAAGACAACTGAACAAGGTATATTAACAGGTGATGCTGGCGGAAAAGCAAGTACGCAAGAGGTAGGAGCGGCTATCATCGCTAATCTGTAA
- a CDS encoding Kynurenine formamidase, with the protein MKVIDLTMTYSDKIAGFSRKEARNLENDGWNASELTIYSHAGTHMDAPFHFGVSEETIDKVDPKKYVGRAWLVDLSFVKESQLLQVNDFQHMASKIEKGDSLLLRTDWHKRLGTDQYRNAMPRISEELANWMVDKGVNMLGVEALSVADVNNLPEVTKIHEILLGGGITIIEGLCNLELIKEETVTLIALPIKFENGDGAPARVIAIENMQI; encoded by the coding sequence ATGAAAGTCATCGATCTTACAATGACCTATTCAGACAAGATTGCGGGTTTCTCTCGAAAAGAGGCCCGAAACTTGGAAAACGATGGGTGGAATGCAAGTGAGTTGACGATCTATTCCCATGCCGGAACTCACATGGATGCTCCTTTTCATTTCGGTGTAAGTGAAGAAACCATAGATAAGGTAGATCCAAAGAAATATGTTGGAAGAGCTTGGTTAGTGGATCTGAGCTTTGTGAAAGAAAGCCAACTTTTGCAAGTAAATGACTTTCAACATATGGCATCGAAAATAGAAAAGGGAGATAGTCTTTTATTAAGAACTGATTGGCACAAAAGACTTGGAACTGACCAATACCGAAATGCCATGCCTCGGATTTCAGAAGAATTGGCAAATTGGATGGTTGACAAAGGAGTAAATATGTTAGGTGTGGAGGCACTTTCAGTTGCCGATGTGAACAACCTACCCGAAGTAACCAAAATTCATGAAATATTGCTAGGTGGAGGAATCACAATAATAGAAGGCTTATGCAATCTAGAATTGATCAAAGAGGAAACTGTGACGCTCATTGCATTGCCAATAAAATTTGAAAATGGGGACGGAGCTCCCGCACGAGTTATAGCAATTGAAAACATGCAGATTTAA